In the Candidatus Deferrimicrobiaceae bacterium genome, GACGGAGGTGGCGGTCCGGGCGGCGTTCAAGGCGGTGCAAGACGGATGGCAGGCGGCGGTCCTCGTCCCCACGACCGTGCTCGCGGAGCAGCACTCCCGGACCTTCCGGGAACGGCTGGCCGGGTATCCGGTCCGCGTGGAGAGCCTCTCGCGGTTCCAGACCCGGAAGGAGCAGGCGAAGGTGGGGAAGGATCTGGCCGACGGGAAGGTGGACATCGTGATCGGCACCCACCGGCTGCTGCAGAAGGACATCTCCTTCCGGAACCTGGGGCTTGTCGTCATCGACGAGGAGCAGCGGTTCGGCGTCGCCCACAAGGAGAAGCTCAAAGCGATGCGCGCCACGGTGGACGTTCTGACCCTCACGGCGACCCCCATCCCCCGGACGCTCCACATGGCGCTGTCCGGCATCCGCGACATCAGCGTGATCGCGACCCCCCCCGAGGACCGGCTCTCGATCCGGACGTTCGTCCTCCCGTTTTCCGAGGAGGTCATCCGCGAGGCGGTGGACCGGGAGATCCGCCGCGGGGGCCAGGTGTTCTTCGTCCACAACCGGGTGGAGACCCTGCCGCCCATAGAGCGCTCCCTCCGGGAGATCCTCCCCCACGTCCGGATCGCGGTGGCCCACGGGCAGATGGACGAGGAGCAGCTGGCGCGCGCCATGGACGACTTCGCCGGAAGGCGCGTCGACCTCCTCCTGTGCACCGCCATCATCGAGGCGGGGCTGGACATCGCCAACGCGAACACGATCCTCGTCAACCAGGCGCACCGGTTCGGGCTCGCCCAGCTCTACCAGCTCCGGGGGCGGGTAGGGCGCGACCGCCACCGCGCCTACGCCTACTTTCTCCTGCCCCGGGACGTGACGATGACGAAGGAGGCGACACAGCGTCTCGGGGTGATCGCCGAGCTCACGGAGCTCGGCTCGGGGTTCCGGATCGCCTCGCACGACCTGGAGATCCGCGGCGGCGGAAACCTCCTCGGGAAGGACCAGTCCGGGCACATCCACCAGGTCGGGTACGAGCTGTACACGCAGCTGTTGTCCGAGGCGGTGGCGGAGATCTCCGGGCGGGAGGCGCGCGAGGACGAAGTGCCCGAACTCGACCTCCGGATCCCGGCGTTCCTGCCGGACGACTACATCCCGGAAGCGGGGACGAGGCTGGACTTCTACCGGAAGCTGGCCGCCTCGCGGACGGTCCCGGAGACCGACGACCTGGAACTGGAGCTTCTGGACCGCTTCGGACGCCTCCCCGCCCCCGCGGAAGCGCTGTGCGAGCTGACGCGCCTGCGGGCACGGATGCGGGAGGCGGGCGTGAGGGAGATGAAGCGGGGGAACGGAGCGCTCTTTCTCGCGCTCTCCGAGCGGTCCGCGATCGACCGATCCTTCCTCGTGCGGCTGGTGACGAAGGAAAAGGGGGCGTTCTCCTTCGCGCGCGGGGAGATGCTGTCGATGCGGCTGCCCGGCGAATCCCCCCCGGAGGTGCTCGCGGCGGCCAAAAACCTGTTGTACCGGTTATCCCCGGGCGGTAGCATATAATCTTTCACGGAGAAAAACCCGTTCGATCTTGCCGGAAGGAGAGTCGGCGGATGCGCAAGCTCATGGGGGTTCTCGTTCTCGTGACCGTGACGGCCCCGTCCTTTTTCGCCTGCGGGAGCGCGGGGAAGAAGGAGCCGGACGTCGTTCTGGCGGTGGTGGAAGGCGACCGGATCACCGAGTCGATGTTCCGGAAGGAGGCGGAGAACCTCCCGCCGTACATCCGCCCGATCGTGGAGACGCAGTCCGGGAGGATGCAGTTTCTGGACAGCCTGATCACCCGCGATCTTCTCATGCGGGAGGCGCTTCGCCGCGGCGTCGACCGGCGGGTCGACGTGCGCGGCCGGCTCGAGCAGGCCCGGAGGTCGATCCTTCTGGAAGCGCTTCTCCGGGAGGTCGCGGAGAACGCGCCGGCCCTCTCCGATGAGGAGCTCCGGAAATATTACGAGGAGAACAAGGCGAACCTCGAAACGGGGGAGCGGGTCCGGGTGCGCCACATCCTGTTCAAGGAGGAAAAAAAGGCGGAGGAAATCGCCCAAAGAGCGGAAAACGGAGAGCCGTTCGAACAGTTGATGCGTGCCGCCGAAGCGGTTGGCGGGACGACGGCGGATCTGGGGCTGATCGAACGGGGATCCTTCGACAAGGATTTCGAGAACGCCGCGTTCGGGGCCCCGAAGAATTCGATCGCGGGGCCGGTCAAGACGTTGTACGGATATCACGTGATCCAGGTGCTCGAGAAGCGGCCTGCCGGCCTGCCGCCGTTTGAGGAAGTCAAAGGGAAGATCGCCGCCGAACTGCGCGAGGGGGCGCAGCGGGAGGCCTTCGAAAAACTCGTGAACGGGCTCAAGAAACAGGCAAAGATACGCTTGACGGTACCCCTTCCGGCGGAAGGGCCGGCCCCCGTTCCCCCGGCGGGGAACGATGTCCCGTCGGGCGGGGCAACCCCGCCCAAGGGGGGACGCTGACCCCAGAGATGCCCGACCGGGTTCGCGCGATCCGCCGGCTGGCAGCCGCCTGGGTGGTGGCGGCCTGCTTCGTTTCCTGCGCGAAAAGC is a window encoding:
- a CDS encoding peptidyl-prolyl cis-trans isomerase, with amino-acid sequence MRKLMGVLVLVTVTAPSFFACGSAGKKEPDVVLAVVEGDRITESMFRKEAENLPPYIRPIVETQSGRMQFLDSLITRDLLMREALRRGVDRRVDVRGRLEQARRSILLEALLREVAENAPALSDEELRKYYEENKANLETGERVRVRHILFKEEKKAEEIAQRAENGEPFEQLMRAAEAVGGTTADLGLIERGSFDKDFENAAFGAPKNSIAGPVKTLYGYHVIQVLEKRPAGLPPFEEVKGKIAAELREGAQREAFEKLVNGLKKQAKIRLTVPLPAEGPAPVPPAGNDVPSGGATPPKGGR